A genome region from Diorhabda carinulata isolate Delta chromosome 2, icDioCari1.1, whole genome shotgun sequence includes the following:
- the LOC130890886 gene encoding translationally-controlled tumor protein homolog has protein sequence MRIYKDIFTGDEMFSDTYKMKLVDEVLYEVYGKLIQRKHGDVQIDGANPSAEEADEGTDEAVESGVDIVLNHRLCETYAFGDKKSYTAYLKDYMKKLVSKLEEKAPDQVDVFKTNMNKVMKDILGRFKELQFFTGESMEIDGMVGLMEYREIDGNSVPVMMFFKHGLEEEKF, from the exons ATGAGgatttataaagatatttttaccg gaGACGAAATGTTCTCAGATACctacaaaatgaaattagtagACGAAGTTCTATACGAGGTATATGGAAAATTAATTCAACGTAAACACGGAGACGTCCAAATCGATGGAGCCAATCCATCAGCTGAAGAAGCCGATGAAGGTACAGACGAAGCTGTTGAATCTGGAGTAGATATTGTACTCAATCACAGGTTGTGCGAAACATATGCTTTCGGCGACAAAAAGTCTTACACAGCATATCTTAAAGACTATATGAAAAA ATTAGTATCCAAGTTGGAAGAAAAAGCACCAGATCAAGTAGATGTATTCAAAACTAATATGAATAAAGTAATGAAAGACATCTTAGGAAGGTTTAAAGAACTTCAATTTTTCACTGGAGAATCTATGGAGATTGATGGTATGGTAGGTTTAATGGAATATAGAGAAATCGATGGAAACTCTGTGCCTGTAATGATGTTCTTCAAACATGGCTTGGAAGAAGAGAAATTTTAG
- the LOC130890882 gene encoding la protein homolog, whose protein sequence is MSKLTYYANIVYRTCIFIASLNHFLTVCSITNFNMANDLEAKIIKQIEYYFGDINLPRDKFLQEKIKEDEGWVPLETLLTFKRLAALSTDKEVIAKAIEKSEDKIAVVSEDHKKIRRNPEKPLPELNDERRKELMNKTAYVKGFPLDEDFDKIVSFFELYGPIASCNKRCTKDHKFKGSCFVIFKDVESCKKFIDLESIKYGETELIKKFQKDYFNDKKKEIEERKKNKKENKSKSDEKSEKKLEFPKGAVLHFSGIEQGQTLTREELKDKVKEIGDTEVQFVDFSKGDLEGYLRFPAENNAVEFFNKVTDATLEVSECKLKLKVLEGEEEEEYLKKSSDAILEFRKKQKMGGRNNRKRKGNFGGYNKDSKSKKVD, encoded by the exons atgtcaaagtTAACCTATTATGCTAATATCGTTTACCGCACGTGTATATTTATAGCCAGTTTAAATCATTTCTTAACTGTCTGTAGTATTACAAACTTTAACATGGCAAACGATTTAGAAGCGAAAATTATTAAGCAAATAGAATACTATTTTGGGGACATAAATTTACCGCGAGATAAATTTTtgcaagaaaaaattaaagaagacGAGGGATGGGTGCCTCTGGAGACTTTATTAACGTTTAAACGGCTTGCCGCTTTATCTACGGACAAAGAAGTAATAGCGAAAGCCATTGAAAAATCTGAAGATAAAATTGCGGTAGTGAGCGAAGATCACAAGAAAATTAGACGTAATCCAGAAAAACCTTTACCAGAATTGAATGATGAACGTCGCAAGGAACTCATGAATAAGACag ccTATGTCAAAGGATTTCCATTAGATGAAGACTTTGATAAAATTGTCTCTTTCTTTGAACTATATGGTCCAATTGCCTCCTGTAATAAACGTTGTACTAAAGATCATAAATTTAAAGGCTCCTGTTTTGTGATTTTCAAAGATGTTGAATCctgtaaaaaattcattgatCTCGAAAGTATTAAATATGGAGAAActgaattgataaaaaaattccagaaagattattttaacgacaaaaagaaagaaattgaagaaaggaagaaaaacaaaaaggagAATAAATCTAAATCAGATGAAAAGTcagagaaaaaattagaatttccTAAAGGAGCTGTTTTGCATTTCTCTGGAATCGAGCAGGGCCAAACTTTAACTAGGGAAGAACTGAAAGATAAAGTTAAAGAAATTGGTGATACTGAAGTACAATTTGTAGATTTTAGCAAAGGTGATTTAGAAGGTTATTTGCGTTTTCCGgctgaaaataatgctgtggaATTCTTTAATAAAGTAACTGACGCAACACTTGAAGTAAGCGagtgtaaattgaaattgaaagttttgGAAGGTGAAGAAGAAGAGGAATACCTTAAAAAGAGTTCAGATGCCATCCTTGAATTCAGGAAGAAACAGAAAATGGGTGGAAGAAATAACAGGAAACGTAAAGGCAATTTTGGTGGCTATAACAAGgattcaaaatctaaaaaagtagattaa